The following proteins are encoded in a genomic region of Desulfonatronum thiodismutans:
- a CDS encoding peptidylprolyl isomerase, which produces MLDAIRRNAQSWGVKVIFGIIILVFVFWGVGSFRSERGDVLAEIDGSPLFLEDFQRVYRQTLDNLRQENPNVSVDELERMDFRGQIFGQMVNAKLMEQEAARLGLNVSAQELRQAITAMQVFHDLKDRFDPAQYQAVLRAHNLTPAQFERDFRGDLVIQRLQDFIALPAAVSDQEVRDIFTFAQEEAVLEYLSFPWTTELDDFDVDEEAVEAHYQSQLNTFQVPARIQIAYLNISPSELADPTRVTQEEIEDFYTAMAHEYALPEQVRARHILISPEDGTEEAQEKAREELLEVLVRIQAGESFADMAREHSQDATAAQGGDLGWFGRGEMVPEFEDAAFALEPGQLSEPVRSPFGWHLILLEDLRESGVVPLEEVAATIRARLAEEHALERLPETLDLAMEQIIIGESLEKAAENLDLQLQTSEFFPMGQSPVGLDLSPEAVAVLFGLQDGAITQTPILMADGYLLAQRIDFEPQRVRPLEEVRERVVAQLRMEKAKEAARAKAEQALESITAEASEIPSELRTSAPFGRQGFIPGLGFHPNLGADAFGAPVGDWLLQVYEMQDAFIVARVQERIAPSEEQWIAEQDEWREALLQSRRREFMQAFVAELQSKAEIRILRQDVLRPAPR; this is translated from the coding sequence ATGCTTGACGCCATTCGTCGCAACGCCCAGTCCTGGGGCGTAAAGGTCATATTCGGGATCATCATCCTGGTGTTCGTCTTCTGGGGGGTCGGCAGCTTCCGCAGCGAGCGGGGCGACGTCCTGGCCGAAATCGACGGCAGCCCTCTGTTCCTGGAAGACTTTCAACGGGTCTACCGGCAGACGCTGGACAACCTGCGCCAGGAGAACCCGAACGTTAGCGTGGACGAGCTGGAGCGGATGGATTTCCGGGGACAGATTTTCGGCCAGATGGTCAATGCCAAGCTCATGGAGCAGGAGGCCGCCCGGCTGGGCCTGAATGTTTCCGCCCAGGAACTGCGCCAGGCCATTACCGCCATGCAGGTCTTCCACGACCTTAAGGACCGTTTTGACCCGGCCCAATACCAGGCGGTTCTGCGGGCCCATAACCTGACTCCCGCCCAGTTCGAACGCGACTTCCGCGGCGACTTGGTCATCCAGCGCCTCCAGGACTTCATCGCCCTCCCCGCCGCGGTTTCCGACCAGGAAGTCCGGGACATTTTTACCTTTGCGCAAGAAGAAGCCGTCCTGGAATATCTTTCGTTCCCCTGGACCACGGAACTGGACGACTTCGATGTCGACGAGGAAGCCGTGGAAGCCCACTACCAGTCGCAACTGAACACCTTTCAGGTTCCGGCCCGTATTCAAATTGCCTACCTGAACATCAGCCCTTCCGAACTGGCCGATCCCACCCGCGTCACCCAGGAGGAAATCGAGGACTTCTATACCGCCATGGCCCATGAATACGCCCTTCCGGAGCAGGTCAGGGCCCGACATATCCTGATCTCTCCCGAGGACGGCACGGAAGAGGCCCAAGAGAAGGCCCGAGAGGAATTGCTGGAGGTGTTGGTCCGGATTCAGGCCGGGGAGTCCTTTGCGGACATGGCCCGGGAGCACTCACAAGACGCCACCGCGGCTCAAGGCGGCGATTTGGGCTGGTTCGGACGCGGGGAGATGGTTCCCGAGTTCGAGGACGCGGCCTTTGCACTTGAGCCCGGTCAGCTCAGCGAGCCGGTGCGCAGCCCGTTCGGGTGGCACCTGATCCTGCTTGAGGACCTCCGGGAAAGCGGTGTCGTGCCCCTGGAGGAAGTAGCCGCGACCATCCGCGCCAGACTGGCCGAGGAACATGCCCTGGAGCGGCTGCCCGAGACCCTGGACCTGGCAATGGAGCAGATCATCATTGGCGAATCTTTGGAAAAAGCAGCTGAGAACCTCGACCTCCAGCTTCAAACCTCGGAGTTCTTTCCCATGGGCCAGTCCCCTGTCGGCCTGGACCTGTCGCCGGAAGCAGTGGCCGTGCTTTTCGGGCTCCAGGACGGGGCCATTACCCAGACCCCGATCCTCATGGCCGACGGCTATCTGCTGGCCCAGCGCATCGACTTCGAACCCCAGCGAGTTCGTCCTCTGGAAGAAGTCCGGGAACGGGTCGTAGCCCAGTTACGCATGGAGAAGGCCAAGGAAGCCGCACGGGCCAAGGCCGAACAGGCTCTGGAATCGATTACCGCCGAAGCCTCGGAGATACCCAGTGAGCTGCGAACCAGCGCCCCTTTCGGTCGCCAGGGCTTCATTCCCGGCCTGGGCTTTCACCCGAACCTGGGGGCGGACGCCTTCGGTGCCCCGGTTGGCGACTGGCTTCTCCAGGTCTACGAGATGCAGGACGCGTTCATCGTCGCCCGGGTCCAGGAGCGCATCGCCCCATCGGAAGAACAATGGATCGCCGAACAGGACGAGTGGCGCGAAGCCCTGCTCCAGTCCCGCCGACGCGAGTTCATGCAGGCCTTTGTGGCCGAATTGCAAAGCAAGGCCGAAATTCGGATTCTGCGCCAGGACGTTCTGCGTCCCGCGCCGCGCTGA
- a CDS encoding aconitate hydratase, with product MGRNLTQKIIGEHLVSGVMTPGSEIALRIDQTLTQDATGTMAYLQWMAMGLDRVRTELSVSYVDHNTLQMGFQNPDDHRFLRTVAARYGIIFSPPGTGICHQLHLENFAKPGKTLIGSDSHTPTAGGVGSLAMGAGGLSVALAMAGEPYVIPMPKVFRIYLTGRLQGWAGAKDVILRVLQLLSVKGGVGAVLEYSGPGVATLTVPERATITNMGAELGATSSVFPSDDQTRDFLERMGRGEDFAPLAADPDAAYDRVVEIDLDAIEPMAARPHMPDLVVPIRELDGLPVDQVAIGSCTNSSYTDLKTAALVLQDKHAARTTDLLIAPGSKQVLKLLNREGLLDALLDSGARLLECACGPCIGMGGSPTSEGVSLRTFNRNFEGRSGTQDGQVYLVGPATAAQAALHGRITAPSTWGPAPDKPLLPRDVPSIRRQFIMPPDSADEAARVEILRGPNIVPLEEFPPLSETIRAQVLIVLGDNITTDHILPGGAAVTALRSNLPAISEYIFNRVDPEFVVRARQAQVGIIVGGENYGQGSSREHAALGPRHLGVRIVLAKSFARIHKANLINFGILPLVFVDPADHDRMTQGQTVELTAANLFAGPETTLATQDGQAIPVRHDLTPKELEIIKFGGLLNQIKALKK from the coding sequence ATGGGACGCAATCTGACCCAGAAAATCATCGGCGAGCACCTTGTATCCGGCGTCATGACGCCCGGATCGGAAATCGCCCTGCGCATCGACCAGACCTTGACCCAGGACGCCACCGGGACCATGGCCTACCTCCAATGGATGGCCATGGGGCTGGATCGGGTCCGGACAGAGCTTTCCGTAAGCTACGTGGATCACAACACGCTGCAAATGGGCTTTCAAAACCCCGACGACCATCGGTTTCTGCGGACAGTAGCCGCCCGCTACGGAATCATTTTCTCCCCGCCCGGCACCGGGATCTGTCACCAACTGCACCTGGAAAACTTCGCCAAACCCGGCAAGACCCTGATCGGCTCGGACAGCCACACCCCCACGGCGGGGGGGGTCGGCTCCCTGGCCATGGGCGCGGGAGGGCTGTCCGTGGCCCTGGCCATGGCCGGCGAGCCCTATGTCATTCCCATGCCCAAGGTCTTCCGGATCTATCTGACCGGTCGGCTGCAAGGCTGGGCCGGGGCCAAGGACGTCATTCTCCGCGTGCTCCAGCTGCTCTCGGTCAAGGGCGGCGTCGGCGCGGTCCTGGAGTACTCCGGTCCAGGAGTTGCCACGCTGACCGTACCGGAGCGGGCCACCATCACCAACATGGGCGCGGAACTGGGTGCGACCTCCTCGGTCTTCCCCAGCGACGACCAGACCCGCGACTTCCTGGAACGCATGGGGCGGGGCGAAGATTTCGCTCCGCTGGCCGCGGACCCGGACGCCGCCTATGATCGTGTCGTTGAAATCGACCTGGACGCCATCGAACCCATGGCCGCCAGACCGCACATGCCCGACCTGGTCGTTCCTATCCGGGAGCTGGATGGACTGCCCGTGGATCAGGTGGCCATCGGCTCCTGCACCAACTCCTCCTATACGGATCTCAAGACCGCGGCCCTGGTGCTGCAAGACAAGCATGCCGCACGGACCACCGACCTGCTCATCGCGCCCGGCTCCAAGCAGGTTCTCAAGCTGTTGAACCGCGAAGGCCTGCTGGACGCCCTGCTGGACAGCGGGGCCCGGCTCCTGGAGTGCGCCTGCGGACCGTGCATCGGCATGGGCGGCTCGCCCACGTCCGAAGGGGTCAGCCTGCGGACCTTCAACCGCAACTTCGAAGGTCGCAGCGGCACCCAGGACGGTCAGGTCTATCTCGTCGGTCCGGCAACCGCGGCCCAGGCCGCCCTGCACGGTCGAATCACCGCCCCTTCCACCTGGGGCCCGGCTCCGGACAAGCCGCTTCTGCCTCGGGATGTGCCCTCCATCCGCCGCCAGTTCATCATGCCGCCGGATTCCGCCGACGAGGCGGCGAGGGTGGAAATCCTCCGCGGGCCGAACATCGTTCCCCTGGAGGAATTCCCGCCTCTGTCCGAAACGATCCGGGCCCAGGTGCTCATCGTTCTCGGGGACAACATCACCACGGACCACATCCTGCCCGGCGGCGCGGCGGTCACGGCCCTGCGCTCCAACCTCCCGGCCATCAGCGAGTACATCTTCAACCGCGTGGACCCGGAATTCGTGGTCCGGGCCAGGCAGGCCCAGGTCGGGATCATTGTCGGCGGCGAGAACTACGGGCAAGGCTCCAGCCGCGAACACGCGGCCCTCGGCCCCCGTCATCTGGGTGTCCGGATCGTCCTGGCCAAGTCCTTTGCCCGGATTCACAAGGCCAACCTGATCAACTTCGGCATTCTGCCCCTGGTCTTCGTCGATCCGGCGGATCACGACCGGATGACTCAGGGACAAACCGTTGAACTGACCGCTGCCAACCTGTTCGCGGGTCCGGAAACGACCCTGGCCACCCAGGACGGCCAAGCCATCCCGGTCCGGCATGATTTGACCCCCAAGGAACTTGAGATTATCAAATTTGGCGGGCTCCTGAACCAGATCAAGGCCCTCAAGAAATAG